The nucleotide sequence ACATATATCATGTCAGGGGTTGCAGCAGGAGAAAGGACATGATTGATTCTGGTAAAAGTAGCATGTTGTGATGATGATTTGTCCGTCTATGACAGAACACGCATTTTTGCAGATGGCTACGGTATATTTTGTTCAGGCACCAATATGGCCTGGCAAAGAAAAAAGAGATAAAAAGGAGAAAAGTATGAAGAAAAAATTAATTACACTTGGACTGAGCCTGGTAATGGTGCTGTCTCTGGCAGCATGTGGAGGAAATTCTGAAAGCGGAAGCAGGTCAGAAGAAAGTTCTTCTGCAAAAGCAAAAACAGAAGAAGAGGCAGATGACAATGTGTCTGAGGAAGAGGAAAATGCTTCCGAAACGGAACAGGGCAGTGGAGCCGAAGCTGTGTCAGATGATGAGGTAAGCGAGGATTTACTGGAGTTTCTGGAACAGCTGACCCTTCTGGAACCTTCCGAACCCAGGCGGAGACCGGGGAACCTTACGATGTGGGGAATCTTCCGAAGGAGCCCTTTGGGTTCGTCCTGAATCTTGTGATTGCCCTGGGCGTTGGCTTTATTTTTTCACTGATTGTAACGGGAATTATGAGAAGCGGCCTGAAAAGCGTGGGCAGCAAATCTGTAGCGGATGATTACATAAAGAACGACAGTATGAAGCTGACCAGGAAAACGGATCTGTTCCTGTATGAGAAGGTGGAACGGAGGAAAAAGCCCAAAGAGAATGATTCGGGCGGTTCAGAGACCCATACGTCTTCTTCCGGTACAACCCATGGGGCGGAGGCGGAAAATTCTGAGCAGCCGGGATACAATAGTATTGTTACAGAATATGATTTTGGATAAGGAGGAGAAGCATGAAAAAAATTAGTAAAGTGGATGATAACCTTTGGAAGCTGTCTGATGCTTTTGCTGACGTTCGGGCTGCATGTGCAGGCAGCGGAAGACGAAATCAGTGAAAACACCTGGATTACCGGAAATACGGACAGCAATACGGTGGATTATTATGAACTGCACCTTCCTGCTCCGGGAAGGGTAACCATCACGTACCAGTCCTTTCTGTCTTACGGAAACTGCGACTTATATGACAAAGACCTGACAAAAATGTATCAGGGCGTGCGAATTAGCGGAAGCAGCGCGGCGCCGGCTACCAGAGAATTCAGTGTCGATTTGAATGCGGGCGAGTATCGGCTGAAATTATTCGGAGCCAATGGCGGTACCCAGCCCAAAAAGCCTTCAAATTACAGAATGAAATTTTCTTTTGCCCCTGTGGAAAATAACGAAACGGAGCCCAATAACAGTTTCCAGACGGCCATGCCGCTGGCAGACAGAGCGTTGATTCAGGGATTTCTTTCTGAAGATGACAGTATAGATTTTTATAAATTTACCATTGGAGAAGAAACAAGGGTAAAAGTTACTGTGGGAATAAACACGCTGTCAAAGTATCAGTTTTCCGTATGGAATGCGGACCTGATAAGGGTCGGGAGTTTCAGTAATGTGACCTCCCCTGCAAAAGTGTGGGAAAAGAAGCTGTCTCCGGGAACATACTATATAAAAGTGAATGAATCCACCAGAACGGGAAGCTATACGCTGAAATGGGAAGGAATCCATTATGTGGAAAACATACAGTTGAATGCAGAAGCCATTGTGATGAAACAGAAGGCCTCTTACAGTCTCCTTAAGGCTGTTCTGCCGGCAAATGCAGAATAAGGAACTGCAGTGGACTTCCGCCAATCCTTCCGTGGCAACGGTGGATGCTTCCGGCAGAGTGAAAGCCAGAGGAACCGGGATTACCACCATTACCGTATCCGCTTTGGACGGAAGCGAAGTCCTCCTGCGACGTGGTGGTAAGGCCTTCCAGAACCCGGATTACGTCATCTGAAAAGGTGGCGAACCGGAATGTATGTATAAAAGTCAAAAATCAGAAAAATGCCTCCGGTGTTCAGAAAAAATACGGATTATTATTTCAGAGCAAGAACGTATGTTACATACAACGGGAAGAAATATTTTGGAGACTGGAGCAAGGTGAAGAAAGTAAAGACGGGAAGCGCAACCAGACGGACAGGATATAATTACTGGAAAGCCATATAGTTCCGGGAAACAGACTGCCGAACAGAAGGAACGCAGGCAGAACTGAAAGGAAAATCAGCAAACGTGCAGGCCGCTCAGGTAACACTGAGGGGCCTGCACTGTGTTACGGAATACCCGGCGCGCTTATCTTGCCAGCATTTCTCTGATTTCTCCCACATACATGGTATGAAAATTATTTTCCTCTTTGCCGGAATACCATTTTTCCTTAATTTCCGGATTCAGGAAATGGGCTTCTGTAATGGGTACAGCCGCCATTTTTCTGCAGATCAGAATGAAATTGCCCTCGTCCACAAAGGGAACGTCGTTACTGTAATTTACATTCAGCCCGGAGGTTTTGAATTTATCCTCCTGTCTGCCGGATACGATGCCGAAATACTTCAGGTCATTTTTGTATTTTTTGTCAAAAAAGGTACAGGAAAAGCAGTCTCCGTTGTCGATAAATTCTTTGGTGTATCTGTTCTCGCGTACAAAGATAAAAGCAGTGTTCTGCCCCCAGAGAACGCCAAGTCCGCCCCAGCTTGCAGTCATGCCATTGACTTTTTCCTGATTTCCGGAAGTAATGATCATCCATTCGTCCGACAGTTTTGTAAAAGGATTTAATTCTAACAAATCAACGGGATAAGATTGAAATTGATGCATAATAAGACTCCTTTGCTGTTTACTTTGCTGTTTGTTGAGCTACTTTGAGTATACCTCATTTTACCACAGTTAAGATATGCAGAAAAGTTATTAAAAACACAAAATTATATAATAAATAGTTATGGGAAATATAAGCCCGGAGAATAATCTTGACAGTACTCAAAAAAAGTATAATAATTGATAAAACGATACGAAAACAGGATGGAGGAGACGTTATGGAGATTAAATTTGTAAAAAGAGATGTTTTAAAAGAGAAACCGGATCAGAAAAATCTGGGATTCGGCAAATATATGACAGACTATATGTTTGTGATGGACTGGGACAAAGGAACCGGCTGGCATGACGCCAGAATTGAGCCCTACGGGCCGGTCTCCATCAATCCTTCCTGTGTGACATTGCATTATGCCCAGGAGACCTTCGAGGGACTGAAGGCATACCGCACCGGGGATGACAGAATTCTTCTGTTCCGGCCGGAAATGAATGCAAGGCGGATGATTACGTCCAATGAGCGTCTGTGTATGCCGGGTGTTCCGGAGGATATGTTTGTGAAGGCCGTAGAAGAACTGGTAAAGGTGGAGAAGGACTGGATCCCCTCGGAGCCGGAGACTTCCCTGTATATCCGTCCCTTTGTATTTGCCACGGAGGCTTCTCTGGGAGTCCATATGGCTGTTTCCTATAAATTTATGATTATCTGCTGTCCGGTAGGGGCCTATTATCCGGAAGGAATCAATCCGGTGAAAATCCTGGTGGAAGACGAACTGGTACGTGCTGTGAAAGGCGGAACAGGATTTACCAAATGCGGCGGCAATTATGCGGCTTCCATTCTGGGACAGGTCAGGGCCGAGGAAAAAGGATGTACCCAGGTGCTCTGGCTGGACGGTGTCAACCGGAAGTATGTAGAGGAAGTCGGCACCATGAACATTATGTTCAAAATTAACGGTGAGATTTATACAGCTCCCATTGAAGGAACCGTGCTTCCCGGTGTAACCAGAGATTCCATTATCCATATCTTAAAGGACTGGGGCTATAAAGTAAATGAAACCCATCTTTCGGTAGACGATCTGATGAAGGCCGGACATGACGGTACGCTGGAAGAGTCTTTCGGTACCGGAACGGCGGCAGTGATCTCTCCGGTGGGAGAATTTGTTTACCGGGACGATGTGGTTACGGTAAATGATTTTAAAATCGGGGAACTGACACAGCGGCTTTACGACTATCTCACCGGTATCCAGTGGGGAAATGAAGAAGATAAATATGGCTGGACACGGGAAGTAAAACTTTAGGAGGCCGTAAGAAAACCGCAGATTCCTGCTCTGTCTTTATATTTTTTTAAGAAAAAAGCAGGATAGATTTAAAGATTTTTTCACAGAATGATGTTAGTATATCCGTGTAAAGAAAGAATATATTACATCCGGTATACTGACATCCGGTGAAAAAGGAGAGAAAATGAGAAGAATATGAGAAGAAAACAGGATGAATTTGCGGATATCAATTTTAACGGGAAGAAAAAGCGGGGAAATATGTTTGTGCTGATGGCGGCAATCCTGGCAGTCTGTATCAGCGGTATCCTGTATGCAAGAAAGCTGCAGATGGACGCCAGATATATCAGTATGAACCTGGAAGAAATTCATATGGAACAGGAAATATAATACGCACCTGCGCGGGAAGGAAAAATTCCGGAACGTGTCAGGTGCGTAATGCTTTCCGTGAAAATTCCGGGAACATTTTCTCCGGTTTTACATAAACTGTAAATAAGAGCAGAGATTTCGAGGTAGTTATGCAAAATCATCAATTGCGTGCGGCCCAGACAGAGCACGTGGACAATGGAACCATGAAAGTCCAGGTGACTTCCACCCTGGGGCTGATTCCGGTGGAGGGCGCCAGAATCACCATTTCCTATACCGGAGATCCGGAGAGCACCCTGGAACAGATTTCTACGGACGGAGAAGGCCAGTCGGAGGTTCTGACACTGGCAGCACCGCCTCTGGAATACAGTATGGAGCCGGAGCAGCCGGTTCAGCCTTATGCGGAGTACACCGTTCAGGTGGAGGCGGAAGGATACCGGCCTGTCAGCATTGAAGGTGTGGATGTATTTTCCGGAGAGCTTTCTTTGCAGAATGTGCGGATGGAGCCTCTGGAGGTATCGGAGCAGGATGTGAAAAATATTGTGATTCCGGCCAATACCCTGTTCGGAAATTTCCCGCCCAAGATTGCGGAGGCCGAAATTAAGCCGGTGGACGAGAGCGGAGAAATTGTACTGAGCAGGGTGGTAGTCCCGGAATATGTGGTGGTACATGACGGGGCGCCCGGCGATTCCACTGCCAGCGATTATTATGTGAAATACAAGGACTATATCAAAAATGTGGCCTCCAGTGAAATATATGCCACCTGGCCGGACAGCACCATCCGGGCCAATATTCTGGCCATTATGTCATTTACCATGAATCGCGTGTACACAGAATGGTATGGGAATCACCACATATTCTGGGTTGTGGAATGAAGTCATTAAGGTTGATTTTGAAACGAATAACGACTTCTGTTTTCTTTACATCAATACGCTCTACGAGCTTATTTACCAGTACCCGCTTTGTTGCCACATCTGCATTTAGAAACACATCCTGCCATGTTGGAATCTTATTTTTAATATCTTCCCATTCGTTGATTGATACAGAAGTGCTTTTCAATTCCAGTTCCTTTAAGGTAACAACATCCTGTTGTTGCTGTGCCTGTTCTTTATGCTTTTTGATGATTGCTACCAGTTCTTCCAATGACAAAGGATAGTCACCAGTCATAGCATTTGGAATATTTTCTTCCATAATCCGAATCTTGTCCTGAATATTTTCAAGATTCTGTTTTTCCTTTTTTAATTCAGCTTGTTTCCGTTTCTTTTCTTGATTCTGATTGTTCTCAATCTCATTAAAAATACTTTCATTTTCCTGTAATTTCCCAATGTATTGTGCGATGGATTCAAATACAATCGGTTCAATCATGTCGGCTCGGATTTGCTTAGTCTTAACATGGGTTACCCCTTGCCATGCATTTTGGCATTTATATATCGCAATTTTGCTTGCTCTTTTTTCTCCTGTACCTTTTATCGTCCAATAGTTATATTTACTCCCATTTGTCATTTTACTTCCACAATATCCGCAATATAAAACATCAATTAAGGCTAACATACCATCATTCTTTCTAATCACATTCACATCCTTATGCTCTAATGCTTTTATGTATTTATCGCCCCGGCGTTTACGTCGTTCCTGTGTTTTATTCCATGTATCACCGTCGATAATCATAATACTTTCGTTTGCGTCAATAGAAGTAATCCAATTCTCACTGTCAAGCCTGTGATATTGTCCGTTGATTCGCTCCCTGCGTTTATAAGCTGTATGTCCGGCATAGATGGGATTCGTTAAAATGCTTGTGATAGTTCCGCCTTTCCATGTGTCATTGGGGGCAAGGTTTTTATAGGTTTCATGCCTGTTCAAAACGCTGGCAATTTTGGAAGAACCGTACTCCTTATTGAGAGATAGGTCATAAATATAACTGACAACCTCTGCCTGTTCTGGAACAATAACAAGATGATGTAACGCCCGTCCGTGTTTACTGATTTCTCCTGATAACTCTAATTTGTAGCCATAAGGGGCTTTTCCACCCATGAATTTTCCTTTCTGCACTAACTTCTGGGCGGTATCTTTTACACGCATACCTGTATCAGCGCTTTGTTTCTGGGCATTACCGTATCTCAAAGCTAACATCATTTGCCCCATTGTATCATCTGTTTCAGGAGAAATGCAGCCGTCTTTCACGGTGTAAATATCCACACCACATTTTTTCAGAGCCATTACATAGGCTCCGATTTCCCACATAAGTCTGCCAATTCTATCGTCTTTGTATGCCACCAAAATATCATATTCTTTTGCCTGTGCGTCCTGTAAGGCGTTTTGAAGTACATTTCTGTCTGCGACTGAATTTTTATATCCGCTGTTACTTCCCTCAAAGTATTCCTTTGAATCGAGTTGCCATTCTTCGTGTTTTTTTACATAGTCTTTTACAATTTCTCTTTGCACACTCAAATCACCGTCCG is from Lachnospiraceae bacterium JLR.KK002 and encodes:
- a CDS encoding branched-chain amino acid aminotransferase, with translation MEIKFVKRDVLKEKPDQKNLGFGKYMTDYMFVMDWDKGTGWHDARIEPYGPVSINPSCVTLHYAQETFEGLKAYRTGDDRILLFRPEMNARRMITSNERLCMPGVPEDMFVKAVEELVKVEKDWIPSEPETSLYIRPFVFATEASLGVHMAVSYKFMIICCPVGAYYPEGINPVKILVEDELVRAVKGGTGFTKCGGNYAASILGQVRAEEKGCTQVLWLDGVNRKYVEEVGTMNIMFKINGEIYTAPIEGTVLPGVTRDSIIHILKDWGYKVNETHLSVDDLMKAGHDGTLEESFGTGTAAVISPVGEFVYRDDVVTVNDFKIGELTQRLYDYLTGIQWGNEEDKYGWTREVKL
- a CDS encoding recombinase family protein, coding for MKKVRMLLRVSSNQQLEPDGDLSVQREIVKDYVKKHEEWQLDSKEYFEGSNSGYKNSVADRNVLQNALQDAQAKEYDILVAYKDDRIGRLMWEIGAYVMALKKCGVDIYTVKDGCISPETDDTMGQMMLALRYGNAQKQSADTGMRVKDTAQKLVQKGKFMGGKAPYGYKLELSGEISKHGRALHHLVIVPEQAEVVSYIYDLSLNKEYGSSKIASVLNRHETYKNLAPNDTWKGGTITSILTNPIYAGHTAYKRRERINGQYHRLDSENWITSIDANESIMIIDGDTWNKTQERRKRRGDKYIKALEHKDVNVIRKNDGMLALIDVLYCGYCGSKMTNGSKYNYWTIKGTGEKRASKIAIYKCQNAWQGVTHVKTKQIRADMIEPIVFESIAQYIGKLQENESIFNEIENNQNQEKKRKQAELKKEKQNLENIQDKIRIMEENIPNAMTGDYPLSLEELVAIIKKHKEQAQQQQDVVTLKELELKSTSVSINEWEDIKNKIPTWQDVFLNADVATKRVLVNKLVERIDVKKTEVVIRFKINLNDFIPQPRICGDSHTILCTRDSW
- a CDS encoding Ig-like domain-containing protein; amino-acid sequence: MQNKELQWTSANPSVATVDASGRVKARGTGITTITVSALDGSEVLLRRGGKAFQNPDYVI
- a CDS encoding flavin reductase, encoding MHQFQSYPVDLLELNPFTKLSDEWMIITSGNQEKVNGMTASWGGLGVLWGQNTAFIFVRENRYTKEFIDNGDCFSCTFFDKKYKNDLKYFGIVSGRQEDKFKTSGLNVNYSNDVPFVDEGNFILICRKMAAVPITEAHFLNPEIKEKWYSGKEENNFHTMYVGEIREMLAR